In Haliscomenobacter hydrossis DSM 1100, the DNA window ATTCAATCAACAGAGAGCCCAAGAAGATTCCTCTCAAGAATTATCCTATCTTTAAACCTCCCTTTAAAAACCTACACTTTTCGCCCGATGGGAAATGGGTGATTTTTCGAGCGAATTTTGAGGGCATGAGCCAAATCTATGCGGTGGAGATTTTATTGTAAAAAACATAAAATTCAGCAAAAGTGATGGTTGGTTTGACCGTATACACCCTCAATTGGCAGATGTAACCCTTTTTAAGTTTCCCTTGATCTCCTATATTTGGAGTTGATCTGCGATACACCTTTACTTTTGATACACACTATAATTTACCCAATGAACCGAATCGGTCTTTTTCTTTTCCTTGGAATGCTGGGATGCCAAGCGCTTTTTGGACAACAAAAAGCCAAGCCCAATCTGGTGATCATCTACGCCGATGACCTGGGCTGGAAGGATCTGTCCTGTTATGGCAGTACTTTTTACGAGACACCCAATCTGGATCGATTGGCCAAAGAAGGTATCCAATTCAGGAATGGATATGCGTCAGCCCCGGTATGCAGTCCTTCGCGAGCCAGTTTAATGACCGGGAAATATCCGGTTAAAACCGATGTGACGGATTGGCTGCGGGGAAGGCAAGCCGATGGGAAGGCGCGGCCCTATGAAAAGATGATCGCAAAACCTATTGCGGATCAATTGGCTTTAGCCGAAAAGACCTTTGCCGAACTGGCCCTGGAAAATGGCTACCGTACTTTTTCGGCGGGCAAATGGCACCTCGGCGAACAGGAGCAATTTTGGCCCGAAGCACAGGGGTTTCAGGTGAACAAAGGCGGGACGAACAAGGGGTCACCAGTCGGCTTTAAGAATGATTCAACGGGCGGCTTTTTCACCCCCTATTTAAACCCACGCCTAGCGGACGGCCCTCCAGGAGAATACCTGACGGATCGGTTGACCGACGAGTGTCTGAATTTTATCCAACAGCAAAAAGAGACTCCCTTTGTTTTGGTTTATTCCTTGTATGCGGTGCACAACCCGCTACAGGCACCGCGGGCTTTGGTTGAAAAATACCAGCAAAAACAGCGGCAAATGGGCATCCAGCCCGACCAGTTGTTTCGAAAAAATGAACCCTGGATGGCTTTCGAAGCGGGTTGGAAACAGCGGACTGTCCAGTCTAATCCGGTTTATGCGGCAATGTTGGAAAACATGGATTACAATGTGGGCCGGATCCTTGATCAACTTGCCGCTTCAGGCCTTACCGAGAATACCATTGTTCTTTTTACCTCAGATAACGGTGGCTTGAGTACGGCTGAAGGTAGCCCAACGACCAATGATCCGCTGCGGGCCGGTAAGGGCTGGTTGTACGAGGGTGGCATTCGGGTACCGGTAATTATGCGCTGGCCTGCCAAGATAGTTGCGGGGCAAATTTCGGATGTTCCAGTGAATACCATTGATTTTTATCCCACGTTTGCAAATGCCATCCGCCAGTCGACTCAAAAAGATCAGGATGTGGATGGTGAGGATATTCTGAAATTAATCTCCAGACCCGGGCCAGCTAAAAAAAGAGCCATGTATTGGCATTATCCGCATTACAGCAATCAAGGTGGCAAACCCGGATCAGCCATCATCCAGCATCCTTTTAAATTGATCTACAATCATGAAGACCAATCGATTGAACTATACAATTTGGCAAGTGACATTGGTGAAACCAATAACCTGGCTCAGGCCAAGCCTGCAATAGCCAAAAAATTGCAGCATAAACTCCAGGAATGGCTTACCCAGGTCAAGGCAAAATTTCCGGATAAAAATCCAGGGTATGTGGATACCTCCCTTGGCAGTAGAGATGGGCAGGATGATCATTAAGTCCAATCCGAAATCATTCGGCTGATTCAATTGGTTAATTATCAAGTATAAAGAAAAGTTTTTTAACGAAAAGTTAAAAGCGAAAAGCAGAAAAAAATCACCAGGAAATTAGTTTTTTTCGCATCCTAGCAATATTTTTTTCGCTTTTCGCTTTTCGCTTTTCGCTTTTCGCTTTTCGCTTTTCGCTTTTCGCTTTTCGCTTTTCGCTTTTCGCTTTTCGCTTTTCGCTTTTCGCTTTTCGCTTTTCGCTTAATGCATACACTCCTCCATCACCTGATGGAAGCGATCGTGCAAAGCAGTGATGGATTTGGTCAAATCCGCATCGGATGGTTTGGTTTTGACATACTTGACCATCGCTTTGGATTCTTTCGCCAACAGCTTGATGGAGGTTTTTACGCCTTCCTTTTGGTATTTCTCCGGAATAGCGGAAGCTTTGAGGGTTTTGGCTTTTTCGGCCAATTCACCTGCGCGTTCCATCAATGGTTTGAGGTTGCCTTCTTCAGCAGGGTGGAAAGTTGCAGCCATCACCGTGTGGTAGGCATCCAATTCATCCCAACCCGTGCCTTTTTGGGCAAAAGAAAGCTGGGCCAATCCCAGCAACATCAAAGCAAAAAAGTACTTTTTCATTGATTTGGTTTTATGAATTAATTGAGTACAAAGATATTAGACTTCAATAGAAAAAAACGGTGGCATTCATCACCAAAGAATGAGTAACTGCGCCATAAACCGTCGTTTGGCGTCAAGATGCCCACCGCCCAAATTTTGGTACAAAGGTAGTTGATATTTTAACCCCAGCGACCAGCGATTGTTCAGGTAAACGTCCAGTCCAGTGTTGGCAGCGAGCAATG includes these proteins:
- a CDS encoding sulfatase, with the protein product MNRIGLFLFLGMLGCQALFGQQKAKPNLVIIYADDLGWKDLSCYGSTFYETPNLDRLAKEGIQFRNGYASAPVCSPSRASLMTGKYPVKTDVTDWLRGRQADGKARPYEKMIAKPIADQLALAEKTFAELALENGYRTFSAGKWHLGEQEQFWPEAQGFQVNKGGTNKGSPVGFKNDSTGGFFTPYLNPRLADGPPGEYLTDRLTDECLNFIQQQKETPFVLVYSLYAVHNPLQAPRALVEKYQQKQRQMGIQPDQLFRKNEPWMAFEAGWKQRTVQSNPVYAAMLENMDYNVGRILDQLAASGLTENTIVLFTSDNGGLSTAEGSPTTNDPLRAGKGWLYEGGIRVPVIMRWPAKIVAGQISDVPVNTIDFYPTFANAIRQSTQKDQDVDGEDILKLISRPGPAKKRAMYWHYPHYSNQGGKPGSAIIQHPFKLIYNHEDQSIELYNLASDIGETNNLAQAKPAIAKKLQHKLQEWLTQVKAKFPDKNPGYVDTSLGSRDGQDDH